A genomic region of Mycobacterium senriense contains the following coding sequences:
- the hisB gene encoding imidazoleglycerol-phosphate dehydratase HisB, with the protein MTATATRRARIERRTKESDIVIELDLDGTGQVDIDTGVPFYDHMLTALGSHASFDLTVRTKGDVEIEGHHTIEDTAIALGQALGQALGDKRGIRRFGDAFIPMDETLAHAAVDVSGRPYCVHSGEPDHLQHTTIAGNSVPYHTVINRHVFESLAMNARIALHVRVLYGRDPHHITEAQYKAVARALRQAVEPDPRVSDVPSTKGVL; encoded by the coding sequence GTGACAGCGACCGCCACCCGTCGTGCGCGCATCGAGCGCCGTACGAAGGAATCCGACATCGTCATCGAACTCGACCTGGACGGCACCGGCCAGGTCGACATCGACACCGGTGTGCCGTTCTACGACCACATGCTCACGGCCCTGGGCAGTCATGCCAGTTTCGACCTCACCGTGCGCACCAAGGGCGACGTCGAAATCGAGGGACACCACACCATCGAGGACACCGCCATCGCACTGGGCCAGGCGCTCGGCCAGGCCCTGGGTGACAAACGGGGCATCCGGCGGTTCGGCGACGCGTTCATCCCGATGGACGAAACGCTGGCCCACGCGGCGGTCGACGTGTCCGGCCGGCCCTATTGCGTGCACAGCGGAGAACCGGATCACCTGCAGCACACCACCATTGCGGGCAACTCGGTGCCGTATCACACGGTGATCAACCGGCACGTGTTCGAATCGCTGGCGATGAACGCGCGCATCGCGTTGCATGTGCGCGTCCTGTACGGGCGCGACCCGCACCACATCACCGAGGCGCAGTACAAGGCGGTTGCCCGTGCGCTGCGTCAGGCGGTCGAGCCCGACCCCCGGGTGTCGGACGTGCCGTCCACCAAAGGGGTGCTGTGA
- a CDS encoding histidinol-phosphate transaminase, with amino-acid sequence MSGRSEPTLDDLPLRDDLRGKSPYGAPQLDVPVRLNTNENPHPPSKALVDDVVRSVGQAAADLHRYPDRDAVALRADLAAYLSAQTGVALGVENLWAANGSNEILQQLLQAFGGPGRTAIGFVPSYSMHPIISDGTRTEWLQAARADDFGLDVDAAVAAIADRGPDVVFVASPNNPSGQSVPLPDLRRLLDVVPGILIVDEAYGEFSSQPSAVELVGEYPTKLIVSRTMSKAFAFAGGRLGYLIATPAVIDAMLLVRLPYHLSVLTQAAARAALRHADDTLGSVATLIAERERVSTALAGMGFRVIPSDANFVLFGEFADAPATWQRYLDAGVLIRDVGIPGYLRATTGLAEENDAFLRASAQIAATELIPVTPSPVGAP; translated from the coding sequence ATGAGCGGACGATCGGAGCCCACGCTCGACGACCTGCCGCTGCGCGACGACCTGCGCGGCAAATCGCCTTACGGCGCACCGCAATTGGACGTCCCGGTACGGCTGAACACCAACGAGAACCCGCACCCGCCGAGCAAGGCGCTGGTGGATGACGTGGTTCGGTCGGTGGGCCAGGCCGCCGCCGACCTGCACCGCTACCCCGACCGCGACGCGGTGGCCCTGCGGGCCGACCTGGCCGCCTACCTGAGCGCCCAGACCGGCGTCGCGCTCGGAGTCGAAAACCTCTGGGCGGCAAATGGTTCCAATGAGATCCTGCAGCAGCTGCTGCAGGCCTTTGGGGGGCCGGGGCGCACCGCCATCGGGTTCGTCCCGTCGTATTCGATGCACCCGATCATCTCCGATGGCACCCGCACCGAATGGCTACAGGCCGCCCGCGCCGACGACTTCGGCCTGGACGTCGACGCCGCCGTCGCCGCCATCGCCGACCGCGGGCCCGACGTGGTGTTCGTCGCAAGCCCGAATAACCCGTCCGGGCAGAGTGTTCCGCTGCCGGACTTGCGGCGGCTGCTCGACGTGGTGCCCGGCATCCTGATCGTCGACGAGGCCTACGGCGAGTTCTCTTCGCAGCCCAGTGCCGTCGAGCTGGTGGGGGAGTACCCGACCAAGCTGATCGTCTCGCGCACCATGAGCAAGGCGTTCGCGTTCGCCGGCGGCCGGCTGGGCTACCTGATCGCCACCCCGGCGGTGATCGACGCGATGCTGCTGGTGCGGCTGCCGTACCACCTGTCGGTGCTCACCCAGGCCGCCGCCCGCGCCGCGCTGCGGCACGCCGATGACACCCTGGGGAGTGTGGCGACACTGATCGCCGAACGCGAGCGTGTCTCAACCGCCTTGGCCGGCATGGGTTTTCGGGTGATTCCAAGCGACGCGAACTTCGTGCTGTTCGGTGAATTCGCCGATGCGCCGGCCACCTGGCAACGTTATCTGGACGCCGGCGTGCTGATCCGCGACGTCGGCATCCCCGGCTACCTGCGCGCCACCACCGGACTGGCCGAGGAGAACGACGCCTTCCTGCGCGCCAGCGCCCAGATCGCCGCCACCGAACTGATACCGGTTACCCCCAGCCCCGTAGGAGCACCGTGA
- the priA gene encoding bifunctional 1-(5-phosphoribosyl)-5-((5-phosphoribosylamino)methylideneamino)imidazole-4-carboxamide isomerase/phosphoribosylanthranilate isomerase PriA, whose translation MLILLPAVDVVDGRAVRLVQGKAGSETEYGSALDAALTWQRDGAEWIHLVDLDAAFGRGSNRELLAEVVGKLDVQVELSGGIRDDDSLAAALATGCARVNLGTAALEDPQWCARAISEHGDKVAVGLDVQIVDGAHRLRGRGWETDGGDLWEVLERLDGQGCSRFVVTDVTKDGTLGGPNLDLLASVADRTDAPVIASGGVSSLDDLRAIATLTGRGIEGAIVGKALYAGRFTLPQALAAVAG comes from the coding sequence GTGTTGATCTTGTTGCCCGCGGTCGACGTGGTCGACGGCCGTGCCGTGCGTCTGGTGCAGGGCAAGGCGGGCAGTGAAACCGAATACGGCTCGGCGCTGGACGCCGCGCTGACCTGGCAGCGCGATGGTGCCGAATGGATCCATCTGGTCGACCTGGACGCGGCGTTCGGGCGCGGCTCGAACCGCGAACTGCTGGCCGAAGTGGTCGGCAAGCTCGACGTGCAGGTGGAGCTGTCCGGCGGGATCCGCGACGACGATTCGCTGGCCGCCGCCCTGGCCACCGGCTGCGCCCGGGTGAACCTGGGCACGGCGGCCCTCGAGGACCCGCAGTGGTGCGCTCGTGCGATCAGCGAACACGGCGACAAGGTCGCGGTGGGCCTGGACGTCCAGATCGTCGACGGCGCGCACCGGCTGCGCGGGCGGGGCTGGGAAACCGACGGCGGCGATTTGTGGGAGGTGCTGGAACGCCTTGACGGGCAAGGGTGTTCGCGGTTCGTGGTCACCGATGTGACCAAGGATGGGACGCTGGGCGGCCCGAATCTGGACCTGCTGGCATCCGTGGCCGACCGCACCGATGCCCCGGTGATCGCCTCGGGCGGCGTGTCCAGCCTCGATGACCTGCGCGCGATCGCCACCCTCACCGGCCGCGGGATCGAGGGCGCCATCGTGGGCAAGGCCCTCTACGCGGGCCGATTCACTTTGCCTCAGGCGCTGGCCGCGGTGGCGGGGTAG
- the nadC gene encoding carboxylating nicotinate-nucleotide diphosphorylase, whose protein sequence is MTTMSDCELTAARETIKRGLVEDLRYGPDITTLATVPAEAVATASMVPRQPGVIAGIDIALLVLDEVLGARGYQVVDRVEDGARLEPGQPVLTLRAETRGLLTAERTMLNLICHLSGIATTTAHWVDAVHGTKARVRDTRKTLPGLRVLQKYAIRVGGGVNHRLGLGDATLIKDNHVVAAGSVVDALRAVRDAAPDLPCEVEVDSLEQLDEVLPEKPELILLDNFPVWQTQMAVQRRDARAPAVLLESSGGLSLENAAAYASTGVDYLAVGALTHSVRVLDIGLDM, encoded by the coding sequence ATGACCACCATGTCCGACTGTGAACTGACCGCCGCGCGCGAAACCATCAAGCGGGGCCTGGTCGAGGACCTGCGCTACGGGCCCGACATCACCACCCTGGCCACGGTGCCCGCCGAAGCGGTCGCGACCGCCTCGATGGTGCCCCGCCAGCCCGGCGTGATCGCCGGCATCGACATCGCGCTGCTGGTGCTCGACGAGGTGCTCGGCGCCCGCGGCTACCAAGTGGTCGACCGCGTCGAGGACGGGGCCCGCCTGGAGCCGGGCCAGCCGGTCCTGACGCTGCGCGCCGAGACCCGCGGCCTGCTGACCGCCGAGCGGACCATGCTGAACCTGATCTGCCACCTGTCCGGGATCGCCACCACGACGGCGCACTGGGTGGACGCCGTGCACGGCACCAAGGCCCGGGTGCGCGATACCCGCAAAACCCTGCCCGGCCTTCGCGTCCTGCAGAAATACGCCATCCGGGTCGGTGGCGGCGTGAACCACCGCCTGGGGCTCGGCGACGCGACCCTGATCAAGGACAACCACGTGGTGGCCGCGGGATCGGTGGTCGACGCGCTGCGGGCCGTGCGCGATGCGGCACCGGATCTGCCGTGCGAGGTGGAAGTGGATTCACTCGAGCAGTTGGACGAGGTGCTGCCCGAGAAGCCCGAGCTCATCCTGCTGGACAACTTCCCGGTCTGGCAGACCCAGATGGCCGTGCAGCGCCGGGACGCGCGGGCACCCGCAGTGCTGCTGGAGTCCTCGGGCGGGCTCAGCCTGGAGAACGCGGCCGCCTACGCCTCGACCGGGGTGGACTACCTGGCCGTCGGCGCGCTGACCCATTCGGTGCGGGTGCTCGACATCGGCCTCGACATGTAG
- the hisD gene encoding histidinol dehydrogenase, giving the protein MDTVSTTQPSPMARIDLRGTELTAARLRGALPRGGADVEAVLPKVRPIVQAVAERGAEAACEFGATFDGVRPPAVRVPDAALENALAELDARVADALQVMIERTRAVHADQRRTDVTTTLGPGATVTERWVPVDRVGLYVPGGNAVYPSSVVMNVVPAQAAGVASLVVASPPQAQFDGLPHPTILAAARLLGVDEVWAVGGAQAVALLAYGGTDLDGAELAPVDMITGPGNIYVTAAKRLCRSHVGIDAEAGPTEIAILADHTADPAHVAADLISQAEHDEMAGSVLVTPSADLAAATDAELAAQLQTTVHRERVTAALGGRQSAIILVDDLDAGVEVVNAYAAEHLEIQTVDAAAVAGRIRSAGAIFVGPYAPVSLGDYCAGSNHVLPTAGSARHSSGLSVQTFLRGIHVVDYTEAALKDVSGHVITLAEAEDLPSHGEAVRRRFER; this is encoded by the coding sequence ATGGACACCGTGAGCACCACCCAACCGTCGCCGATGGCCCGTATCGACCTGCGGGGCACGGAGTTGACGGCTGCCCGATTGCGGGGGGCGCTGCCCCGCGGCGGCGCCGACGTGGAGGCGGTGCTGCCCAAGGTCCGGCCGATCGTGCAGGCCGTCGCCGAGCGCGGCGCCGAAGCCGCGTGCGAGTTCGGGGCCACGTTCGACGGGGTCCGGCCCCCGGCCGTCCGGGTGCCGGACGCCGCGCTCGAAAACGCCCTGGCCGAACTGGACGCCAGGGTGGCCGACGCGCTGCAAGTGATGATCGAACGCACCCGCGCCGTGCATGCCGACCAGCGTCGCACCGACGTCACGACCACCCTTGGCCCGGGCGCCACCGTCACCGAGCGGTGGGTCCCGGTTGACCGGGTGGGTCTGTACGTGCCCGGCGGCAACGCCGTCTACCCCTCCAGTGTGGTGATGAACGTGGTGCCGGCCCAGGCCGCCGGCGTCGCCTCGCTGGTGGTGGCCAGCCCCCCGCAGGCTCAATTCGACGGCCTGCCGCACCCGACGATCCTGGCCGCGGCGCGGCTGCTGGGCGTCGACGAGGTGTGGGCCGTGGGCGGCGCGCAGGCGGTGGCGCTGCTGGCCTACGGCGGCACCGACCTCGACGGCGCCGAGCTGGCGCCCGTCGACATGATCACCGGGCCCGGCAACATCTACGTCACCGCCGCCAAGCGGCTGTGCCGGTCGCACGTCGGGATCGACGCCGAGGCCGGCCCGACCGAGATCGCGATCCTGGCCGACCACACCGCCGACCCGGCGCACGTCGCCGCCGACCTGATCAGTCAGGCCGAGCATGACGAGATGGCCGGCAGCGTGCTGGTCACCCCCAGCGCGGACCTGGCCGCCGCCACCGACGCGGAGCTCGCCGCCCAGCTACAGACGACCGTGCACCGCGAACGGGTGACGGCCGCACTCGGTGGACGCCAATCGGCCATCATCCTGGTCGACGACCTGGACGCCGGCGTCGAAGTGGTCAACGCCTACGCCGCCGAACACCTGGAGATCCAGACCGTCGACGCGGCCGCCGTGGCCGGCCGAATCCGTTCGGCCGGAGCCATTTTCGTCGGCCCGTACGCGCCGGTAAGCCTCGGTGACTACTGCGCCGGATCCAATCACGTGCTGCCCACCGCGGGCAGCGCCCGGCATTCCAGCGGCCTGTCGGTGCAGACCTTCCTGCGCGGCATCCACGTCGTCGACTACACCGAGGCGGCCCTCAAAGACGTGTCCGGACATGTGATCACGCTTGCCGAGGCCGAAGACCTGCCATCGCACGGCGAAGCGGTACGGCGGAGGTTCGAGCGATGA
- a CDS encoding L-aspartate oxidase — MTARPQWTHSADVVVIGTGVAGLAAALAAHRAGRSVVVLSKADQARGATATHYAQGGIAVVLPDNDDSVEAHVADTVVAGAGLCDPAAVYSIVADGYAAVAELVGDGARFDEAAPGKWALTREGGHSRRRIVHAGGDATGAEVQRALDHAARTLDIRTGHVALRVLHDGAAVTGVLVGTADGYGIISAPSVILASGGLGHLYGATTNPEGSTGDGIALGLWAGVPVSDLEFIQFHPTMLFAPDAASGRRPLVTEAIRGEGAKLIDRQGDSVTAGVHPMGDLAPRDVVAAAIDARLKATGDACVFLDARHIGDFADRFPTVTAGCRAAGIDPVRQPIPVVPGAHYSCGGIVTDVYGQTELPGLFAAGEVARTGLHGANRLASNSLLEGLVVGGRAGKSAAAHAATIGRVRAVAPGPLVHTAPERAELQRAMSRDASVVRDAAGLTRLSTVLSQAQLRAVSGRRDFEDVALAVAARAITAAALARTESRGCHHREEYPQTASELGRSNVLRLADDQNAVLVEALAAVV, encoded by the coding sequence GTGACCGCCCGTCCCCAGTGGACGCACAGCGCCGACGTCGTCGTAATCGGTACCGGTGTCGCGGGATTAGCCGCCGCGCTGGCCGCCCACCGCGCCGGTCGCAGTGTCGTCGTGCTAAGCAAGGCCGACCAGGCCCGCGGGGCGACCGCGACGCATTACGCGCAGGGCGGCATCGCGGTGGTGCTGCCCGACAATGACGATTCGGTGGAGGCCCACGTCGCCGACACGGTGGTCGCGGGCGCGGGTCTGTGCGACCCCGCGGCGGTCTACTCGATTGTCGCCGACGGCTACGCGGCCGTCGCCGAATTGGTCGGCGACGGAGCACGTTTCGACGAAGCCGCGCCGGGCAAATGGGCGCTGACGCGCGAGGGTGGACACTCGCGGCGTCGCATCGTGCATGCCGGCGGCGACGCCACCGGCGCGGAGGTGCAGCGGGCCCTCGACCACGCCGCGCGCACGCTGGACATCCGCACCGGCCATGTGGCGCTGCGGGTTCTGCACGACGGTGCGGCCGTGACCGGCGTCCTGGTCGGCACCGCCGACGGGTACGGAATCATCAGTGCGCCGTCGGTGATCCTGGCCTCCGGGGGCCTCGGGCACCTGTACGGCGCGACCACCAACCCCGAGGGCTCCACCGGCGACGGCATCGCGCTGGGCTTGTGGGCCGGTGTCCCGGTCAGCGATCTCGAGTTCATCCAGTTCCACCCCACGATGCTCTTCGCCCCCGATGCCGCCAGCGGACGGCGTCCGCTGGTCACCGAGGCCATCCGCGGTGAGGGTGCGAAACTGATTGACCGACAAGGTGATTCGGTGACGGCGGGTGTTCACCCGATGGGGGACCTGGCCCCCCGCGACGTCGTCGCCGCGGCCATCGACGCCCGGCTGAAGGCCACCGGTGATGCCTGCGTCTTCCTCGACGCGCGCCATATCGGCGACTTCGCCGACCGGTTCCCGACGGTGACGGCCGGCTGCCGGGCTGCCGGCATCGATCCCGTCCGGCAGCCCATTCCGGTTGTGCCCGGGGCGCACTACAGCTGCGGCGGCATCGTCACCGACGTCTACGGCCAAACCGAACTGCCCGGGTTGTTCGCCGCCGGCGAGGTGGCGCGCACCGGACTGCACGGTGCCAACCGGCTGGCGTCCAACAGCCTGCTGGAAGGTCTGGTGGTCGGCGGGCGGGCCGGCAAATCGGCGGCCGCGCATGCCGCCACGATCGGGCGGGTGCGCGCGGTCGCGCCCGGGCCGCTCGTCCACACCGCCCCCGAGCGCGCCGAGCTGCAGCGCGCGATGAGCCGCGACGCGTCGGTGGTGCGCGATGCCGCCGGACTGACCCGACTGTCCACCGTGCTGTCGCAGGCGCAGCTCCGTGCCGTGTCCGGGCGCCGCGACTTCGAGGATGTGGCGCTGGCCGTCGCCGCCCGCGCGATCACGGCCGCGGCCCTGGCCCGCACCGAGAGCCGGGGCTGCCACCATCGCGAGGAGTACCCGCAGACCGCGTCCGAGCTGGGCCGCAGCAACGTGCTGCGGCTGGCCGACGACCAGAACGCGGTGCTGGTGGAGGCGTTGGCGGCGGTCGTATGA
- the nadA gene encoding quinolinate synthase NadA, with the protein MTVINRMDTLTESMVADITNSPAGYAGVAGDEQWAAEVRRLAKLRGATVLAHNYQLPEIQDVADHVGDSLALSRIAAEAAEDTIVFCGVHFMAETAKILSPDKTVLIPDHRAGCSLADSITADELRAWKDEHPGAVVVSYVNTTAAVKALTDICCTSSNAVEVVESIDPDREVLFCPDQFLGAHVRRMTGRENLHVWAGECHVHAGINGDELNDQARANPDAELFVHPECGCATSALYLAGEGAFPPDRVKILSTGGMLEAANQTHARKVLVATEVGMLYQLRRAAPQVDFRAVNDRASCKFMKMITPAALLRCLVEGADEVDVDPDVAAAGRRSVQRMIEIGQPGGGE; encoded by the coding sequence ATGACGGTTATCAATCGCATGGACACGCTCACCGAAAGTATGGTCGCCGACATCACGAATTCACCCGCCGGGTACGCCGGTGTGGCCGGTGATGAGCAATGGGCCGCCGAGGTTCGCCGCCTGGCCAAGCTGCGCGGCGCCACCGTATTGGCGCACAACTATCAACTGCCCGAGATCCAGGACGTCGCCGACCACGTGGGCGACTCACTGGCGCTGTCGCGGATCGCCGCCGAGGCGGCCGAGGACACCATCGTGTTCTGCGGTGTGCACTTCATGGCCGAGACGGCCAAGATCCTGAGTCCGGACAAGACCGTGCTCATCCCGGACCATCGCGCCGGTTGCTCGCTGGCCGATTCCATCACCGCCGACGAGCTGCGGGCCTGGAAGGACGAACACCCCGGTGCGGTCGTCGTCTCCTACGTCAACACGACGGCGGCGGTCAAGGCGCTCACCGACATCTGCTGCACCTCGTCCAACGCGGTCGAGGTCGTCGAATCCATCGACCCCGACCGTGAGGTGCTGTTCTGCCCGGATCAGTTCCTCGGCGCCCACGTCCGCCGGATGACGGGTCGCGAGAACCTGCACGTGTGGGCGGGCGAATGCCACGTGCACGCCGGGATCAACGGCGACGAGCTCAACGACCAGGCCCGCGCCAACCCCGATGCGGAGCTCTTCGTGCACCCCGAATGTGGTTGCGCCACTTCGGCCCTGTATCTCGCGGGTGAGGGTGCCTTCCCGCCGGACCGGGTGAAGATCCTGTCCACCGGCGGCATGCTGGAGGCCGCCAACCAGACTCACGCACGCAAGGTGCTGGTCGCCACCGAGGTCGGCATGCTGTACCAATTGCGCCGGGCCGCACCGCAAGTCGACTTCCGCGCGGTCAACGACCGCGCTTCCTGCAAGTTCATGAAGATGATCACCCCGGCCGCGCTGCTGCGCTGCCTCGTCGAGGGGGCCGACGAGGTCGATGTCGATCCCGACGTCGCCGCCGCCGGCCGGCGCAGCGTGCAGCGAATGATCGAGATCGGCCAGCCGGGCGGTGGCGAGTGA
- a CDS encoding lipase family protein: MAELGNLAGTQGAEWIARPPHEELQHKVRPLLPSDDPFYQPPLGFQHAEPGTVLRSRDVALAFLGLIPQPIKAVQLLYRTMDMNGEPEATATTVIVPAELAPGQSCPLLSYQCAIDAVSSRCFPSYALRRRAKALGSIGQFELFLIAAAVAEGWAVSVPDHEGLRGLWGAPYEPGYRVLDGIRAARNSERLNLSSTAPVGLWGYSGGGLASAWAAEMCAEYAPELNIVGAVLGSPVGDLGNTFRRLNGSFLSGLPALVVAALAHIYPDLDRVIREHTNEEGRALLDSLEKMTTVEAVVRMAGKNMGDYLDQPLEQILATPEVTYVFDHIKLGAAVPTPPVLIVQAVHDYLIDVHDIDLLADAYSAGGAHVTYHRDAFNEHMMLHPLSAPMALRWLTDRFEGRPLTEHLVRTTWPTMFNPMTYVGMARLLKIAAKVVTGRKLGRRPL, encoded by the coding sequence ATGGCTGAGCTCGGCAACCTCGCAGGCACGCAGGGCGCGGAATGGATCGCCCGGCCGCCGCACGAGGAACTGCAGCACAAGGTGCGTCCGCTGCTGCCCTCGGACGACCCGTTCTACCAGCCGCCGCTGGGCTTTCAGCACGCCGAGCCCGGGACCGTGCTGCGCTCGCGCGATGTCGCGCTGGCGTTCCTCGGCCTGATCCCGCAGCCCATCAAGGCCGTCCAGCTGCTGTACCGGACGATGGACATGAACGGCGAGCCGGAGGCCACCGCCACGACGGTGATCGTCCCCGCCGAACTCGCTCCGGGCCAGTCCTGCCCGCTGCTGTCCTACCAGTGCGCGATCGACGCCGTCTCGTCACGTTGCTTCCCCTCTTACGCGCTGCGGCGCCGCGCGAAGGCGCTGGGCTCCATCGGCCAGTTCGAGCTCTTCCTGATTGCCGCCGCCGTAGCCGAGGGGTGGGCCGTCTCCGTGCCCGACCACGAAGGCCTGCGCGGCCTGTGGGGCGCGCCGTATGAGCCCGGCTACCGCGTCCTGGACGGCATCCGGGCGGCGCGCAACTCGGAGCGCCTCAACCTGTCGTCCACCGCCCCCGTCGGGCTGTGGGGGTACTCCGGTGGCGGACTGGCCAGCGCCTGGGCCGCCGAGATGTGCGCCGAATACGCGCCCGAGCTGAACATCGTCGGCGCGGTGCTGGGCTCACCCGTCGGTGACCTGGGCAACACCTTCCGGCGGCTCAACGGCAGCTTCCTGTCGGGGCTTCCCGCGCTGGTGGTGGCCGCGCTCGCGCACATCTATCCCGATCTGGACCGGGTGATCCGCGAGCACACCAACGAGGAGGGACGCGCCCTGCTCGACTCGCTGGAGAAGATGACGACGGTCGAAGCGGTGGTGCGGATGGCCGGCAAGAACATGGGCGACTACCTCGACCAGCCGCTCGAGCAGATCCTGGCCACCCCCGAGGTCACCTACGTCTTCGACCACATCAAGCTGGGCGCCGCCGTCCCGACACCGCCGGTGCTGATCGTGCAGGCCGTCCACGACTACCTGATCGACGTCCATGACATCGACCTGCTCGCCGACGCGTATTCGGCCGGCGGCGCGCACGTCACCTACCACCGCGACGCCTTCAACGAGCACATGATGCTGCACCCGCTGTCGGCGCCGATGGCGCTGCGCTGGCTGACGGATCGTTTCGAAGGCCGCCCGCTGACCGAGCACCTGGTCCGCACGACGTGGCCGACGATGTTCAACCCGATGACCTACGTCGGCATGGCCCGGCTGCTCAAGATCGCGGCCAAGGTCGTCACGGGCCGCAAGCTCGGCCGCCGTCCGCTATGA
- a CDS encoding NUDIX hydrolase, giving the protein MAHGSTAHEVLAVVFQVREVTEQVTKGRRTAKPQLNVLLWQRAREPEQGKWSLPGGQLRNDEDMITSVRRQLAEKVDLKELAHLEQLAVFSDPHRVPDTRVIASTFLGLVPSPASPELPPDTRWHPVNSLPPMAFDHGQMVDNARTRLIAKLSYTNIGFALAPREFVLSTLRDIYGAALGYQVDATNLQRVLARRGVIRATGTIAQSGRSGGRPAALYRFTDAALRVTDEFAALRPPGLPG; this is encoded by the coding sequence ATGGCCCATGGTAGCACCGCTCACGAAGTGCTCGCGGTCGTGTTCCAGGTTCGCGAAGTGACCGAACAGGTTACGAAGGGACGCCGGACGGCGAAACCGCAGTTGAACGTGCTGTTATGGCAGCGCGCGCGGGAGCCGGAACAGGGCAAGTGGTCGCTGCCCGGCGGGCAGCTGCGCAACGACGAGGACATGATCACCTCGGTCCGGCGCCAGCTCGCCGAAAAGGTCGACCTCAAAGAGCTGGCCCACCTGGAACAGCTTGCGGTGTTCTCCGACCCGCACCGGGTGCCGGACACCCGCGTGATCGCGTCCACATTCCTGGGCCTGGTGCCCTCCCCCGCCAGCCCCGAGCTGCCGCCGGACACCCGCTGGCATCCGGTGAACTCCCTGCCGCCGATGGCCTTCGACCACGGCCAGATGGTGGACAACGCCCGCACCCGGCTGATCGCCAAGCTGTCCTACACCAATATCGGCTTCGCTTTGGCACCAAGGGAATTCGTGCTTTCCACGCTGCGCGACATCTACGGCGCCGCGTTGGGCTATCAGGTGGACGCGACGAACCTGCAGCGAGTGCTGGCCCGGCGTGGCGTCATCCGGGCGACCGGCACCATCGCACAATCCGGGCGCAGCGGCGGACGTCCGGCCGCGCTGTACCGGTTCACCGACGCGGCGCTGCGGGTCACCGACGAGTTCGCCGCGCTCAGGCCGCCGGGGCTGCCAGGCTAG
- a CDS encoding nitroreductase family deazaflavin-dependent oxidoreductase has protein sequence MSAKDHPNNAPGIPMVFPPWFERFQIKYFNPALKPIVRYLPGTATIKHRGRTSGKPYETIVTTYRKGNTLAIALGHGKTNWVKNVLAAGEADVELSRNRSVHLINPRILPAGSNGDGLPGLARMQLRRIGVFVGDIA, from the coding sequence ATGTCCGCGAAGGATCACCCCAACAACGCCCCGGGCATCCCGATGGTCTTCCCGCCCTGGTTTGAGCGCTTCCAGATCAAATACTTCAACCCGGCGCTGAAGCCGATCGTGCGATACCTGCCCGGAACCGCGACGATCAAGCACCGGGGCCGCACCTCCGGCAAGCCCTACGAGACCATCGTGACCACCTATCGCAAGGGCAACACCCTGGCGATCGCGCTGGGCCACGGCAAGACGAACTGGGTGAAAAACGTGCTGGCCGCCGGTGAGGCGGACGTGGAGCTCAGCCGCAACCGGTCGGTGCACCTGATCAACCCGCGAATTCTGCCCGCCGGCTCGAACGGGGACGGCCTGCCGGGGCTGGCGCGCATGCAGCTGCGCCGGATCGGTGTTTTCGTCGGCGACATCGCCTGA
- the hisH gene encoding imidazole glycerol phosphate synthase subunit HisH, with protein sequence MKKVVVLDYGSGNLRSAQRALERVGASVEVTRDADAAAAADGLVVPGVGAYEACMTGLRNIGGERIIAERIAAGRPVLGVCVGMQILFARGVEFSVETQGCGQWPGYVTRLQAPVIPHMGWNVVESGPGTVLFKGLDADTRFYFVHSYAAQQWEGSPEAVLTWATHEGPFLAAVEDGPLSATQFHPEKSGDAGAAVLSNWVQGL encoded by the coding sequence CTGAAGAAAGTTGTTGTCCTTGACTACGGCTCGGGCAACCTCCGGTCGGCTCAGCGTGCCCTCGAGCGGGTAGGCGCGTCGGTCGAGGTGACCCGCGACGCCGACGCCGCGGCCGCCGCCGACGGACTGGTGGTGCCCGGCGTCGGCGCGTACGAGGCATGCATGACGGGGTTGCGCAACATCGGCGGCGAGCGCATCATCGCCGAGCGGATCGCCGCCGGGCGCCCGGTGCTGGGCGTCTGCGTCGGCATGCAGATCCTGTTCGCCCGCGGCGTCGAATTCAGTGTGGAGACGCAGGGCTGCGGCCAGTGGCCGGGCTACGTCACGCGACTGCAGGCGCCGGTCATCCCGCACATGGGCTGGAACGTCGTCGAATCCGGGCCCGGCACTGTCCTGTTCAAGGGACTCGATGCCGACACCAGGTTCTACTTCGTGCACTCCTACGCCGCGCAACAGTGGGAGGGTTCGCCCGAGGCGGTGCTGACGTGGGCCACCCACGAGGGGCCGTTTCTGGCCGCGGTCGAGGACGGGCCGCTGTCAGCCACCCAATTTCACCCGGAGAAGAGCGGGGATGCGGGCGCGGCGGTGTTGAGCAATTGGGTCCAGGGATTGTGA